From Rhododendron vialii isolate Sample 1 chromosome 7a, ASM3025357v1:
AGCGCTTGGTTATGGTTTTGGGCAAGAGTGATCGGATGGAGAAACCATACGAAGTCATTATTAAGTGATACTTATTGACGCATGATAATTATATGTGGACTTTTAACTTGTATGTGTTTTACGGCATTTACGTTAAATTTGAACACATTATTTGGTATTGTCTTGTTTCCTACGGGTTTCGGCTCATGTTGTTCAACCATTTCAGGTGACAATGAGGTACCGCGGACTAAGTGAAATGTAGCAACATAGAGTCTCTTTTGTACTATTGTTTGTTCAGCTTATGGAATAGAACATGTACGGCCATAAGGCCAGATTTGCTATAACGTCTTTTGTAGCACGATcatggaaccaaaaaaaaaaacttatgttATTATTTTGGGACTGTAAAACTAGAGGTTatgtaattattttttgggaaGCCCATGATATAGTTTGTGGAACTTAATTTGGCACTATGGAATATGTTCTTGTGACTTATAAGAATGAAGCTATATGGTTTAATAATATGGAGTTATGATCGATGAAATATCTTTACGACATAagcaactttttattttattttattttatttggtcaaCTCTTTCAATGTTTGACGAGAACTTGACTTTTCAATGCGATATTTGTGCATTGGTGATACGTGTTAGGATTAAAccttggggcgttacagaatgGTATCAAAGCTCTAGGTTCGAACACCTAGTGACTGTGGGACATGGTTTTGCCTTCGTTATTGGATGCGATAAGTAGCTGATGTAGTTTGATAGCAACATGTCTATATCTCATATATTTGTATGATTTTACATGATGTGCAAAGTGTGCTATCGTAAATTGTGTTGCGGGATAATATCCAACTTTTGGACACCGAGTGAGTACCTTTGAGATCCAATTCAAAGAACGCCTGATCAACGTTTCTTTTTATTGGAATTCTTTGGTAACTTTTGAATTGTTCGCTTGCCAGTGTTTGTTAATCCCATATGTGAAAATTTTCTTGTGTGAGGTGCTGTAATGgttatgtataatatatacttTGTGTGCTAGATATTTTTGCTGCTAAGAGAGTTTTGGTTATTGTAAATTAGTTAATTTTATTGTTAATTGCTCATCGTTATTCGTTTATATAGATTGATGGCTCGAAGGCGTAGGGGCCAAGGCCGAGGCCGAGGCCGAGGTCGGGGTCAAGACCAAGGCAGGGGCCGTGGTCGAGGTCGAGTTACCGGTAGGGGGGGCCGATGTTGAGTCCCAAAATGAGGTTGGAAATAATTCATTGGGAGTCCAAGCGGAAGCGGAGGGTGAAGACCAAGAGGTAAATGGACGGGCTGCTAATGCATCCCAAGTGGGAGTTGCTAATGCGCATCCCAAGATTGTACTTGGACCCGACTTCATGAAAGAGATGTTAAGTGCGATGCAAAGGATAGCTCAAAACCAAGTGTCGGCGGAGGATACTAAGGCTTCAATAGCAATGAGGGAGTTTCAACGGCTTGGCCCACCAACTTATAGTGGTGAACCAGATCCGATTGCTGCAAACGAATGGTTAGAGCAAGTTACTCGATTCCTTGATACTCTTCATGTCAAGGATGATGACTTGAGGGTAGACCTTGCAACTTTTCAACTTCGAGAAAACGCTCACCAGTGGTGGAAGTATGCGAAGGCTACGGTTGAGGAAAAATGGGATGACTTCAAGAAAGCGTTTTTAGCAAAATATATTCCAGAGACGGCAAATGATGCTTTGAGGAGGGAGTTTCAAAACTTAATTCAGGGCAATATGTCAGTATCACAATACGAGGCTAGGTTCACAACTTTATCCGGCTATGCACCAGAGTTAGTGAGCACCGAGGAACTTAAGGCCAAAAGGTTTGAGAATGGGCTTCGATTAGGCATTAAAGAAAGGGTTGTGGGAATGAGACTACAACAGTATTCAACATTGGTAGAGGCAGCCATGGCAATTGAGGATACGTTGTTAGAGTCAAAGAGGATTAGGGAATCTCGGTCTCAACATGGTGGTTCAAGCACTCAGTTTGAAGGGCATCAAGCAAAGAAACATAAAATATCTGGTGGTAGTTCTTCTTTTCAAGGACCACCTCAGCAGTCTCGCTCAGTTCCAGCACAGTTTATGGTTACTTCAAATCGGTCTTCTGGAGGAGGCATTATATGTTATCAGTGTGGACAACGTAGGCATCGCAAGTCAGAGTGTCCTCAAAAAGGGAGGTTTCAAGGACAATTACAGACTCAAGAGTCACGCCATGTTCAAGATAGAAGCATGATCAT
This genomic window contains:
- the LOC131332874 gene encoding uncharacterized protein LOC131332874, whose translation is MGWYLYPTTLGFVKVVLVPDYPGSRGGACVGAKAEAEAEVGVKTKAGAVVEVELPVGGADVESQNEVGNNSLGVQAEAEGEDQEVNGRAANASQVGVANAHPKIVLGPDFMKEMLSAMQRIAQNQVSAEDTKASIAMREFQRLGPPTYSGEPDPIAANEWLEQVTRFLDTLHVKDDDLRVDLATFQLRENAHQWWKYAKATVEEKWDDFKKAFLAKYIPETANDALRREFQNLIQGNMSVSQYEARFTTLSGYAPELVSTEELKAKRFENGLRLGIKERVVGMRLQQYSTLVEAAMAIEDTLLESKRIRESRSQHGGSSTQFEGHQAKKHKISGGSSSFQGPPQQSRSVPAQFMVTSNRSSGGGIICYQCGQRRHRKSECPQKGRFQGQLQTQESRHVQDRSMIICHQCGEAGHIQRFCLWRGSGQSGVRSQQTQSVQAAPGQLPYRPPQ